The following coding sequences lie in one Cinclus cinclus chromosome 15, bCinCin1.1, whole genome shotgun sequence genomic window:
- the LOC134049916 gene encoding TLR adapter interacting with SLC15A4 on the lysosome-like codes for MLAEGILTRLIYKESCHQDKPCKSPASQKAEEGIWRQKLADFPKMNGFADGCEKREELSARSSKGEAVSSPRWGSTEKEPVEDQEKLVKGTASPALLIPRRGGSLDQVDLYRSWPCNSIYQNYPDLQIGGDRVGGHTCDSGCVLDHVCDDLPDGPVLLSIDIPLGQSPLCEHPEKPSGMSLPGDEAGERSLALSEEPLSNSTLNKYMEAKVAELYKQFFEESLARCGSITNLLTCSWIRNSLDQISVQISQEQNTDTSKARGALLHSLALFSSRNAPNRNSSEFSTPNLQISNTVGAKWSCRMEFTS; via the coding sequence ATGCTGGCAGAAGGCATCCTCACGAGGCTCATCTATAAAGAAAGCTGTCATCAAGATAAGCCTTGCAAATCTCCTGCATCCCAAAAGGCTGAAGAGGGGATCTGGAGACAGAAACTTGCAGACTTCCCAAAAATGAACGGCTTTGCTGATGGATGTGAGAAGCGGGAGGAGCtctctgccaggagcagcaaAGGGGAAGCCGTGAGCAGCCCCCGGTGGGGATCCACAGAAAAAGAGCCTGTGGAAGATCAGGAGAAGCTGGTTAAAGGAACTGCATCCCCAGCTTTACTTATCCCCAGGAGAGGTGGAAGCCTAGACCAGGTGGATTTGTACAGATCCTGGCCATGCAACAGCATTTACCAGAACTATCCTGACCTGCAGATCGGGGGGGACCGTGTAGGGGGCCACACGTGTGACTCGGGCTGTGTCCTGGACCATGTGTGTGATGACCTCCCTGATGGCCCTGTCCTGCTCTCCATAGACATTCCCCTGGGGCAGTCCCCTCTGTGTGAGCATCCCGAAAAGCCCAGTGGGATGTCCCTGCCTGGAGATGAAGCTGGAGAAAGGAGCCTCGCGCTCAGTGAGGAGCCCCTTTCCAACTCCACGCTCAACAAGTACATGGAAGCCAAAGTGGCAGAGCTCTACAAACAGTTTTTTGAAGAAAGCCTGGCCAGATGTGGCTCCATAACAAACCTCCTCACCTGCAGCTGGATAAGGAACAGCCTGGACCAGATAAGTGTTCAGATCTCCCAGGAGCAGAACACAGACACCTCCAAAGCCAGAGGAGCACTCTTGCACTCGTTGGCTTTGTTCAGCTCCCGCAACGCTCCCAACAGGAACAGCTCCGAGTTCAGCACCCCAAACCTCCAAATCTCCAACACAGTGGGTGCAAAATGGAGCTGCAGGATGGAATTCACATCCTGA